A window of Polaribacter litorisediminis contains these coding sequences:
- a CDS encoding VCBS repeat-containing protein: MSKKTPFLFLFSLILISFSCKNEDENIHQDYLLNKISSSKTNIHFKNSLLEDAQHSIINYIYFYNGGGVSTGDINNDGLPDLYFVSNQNENKLYLNKGNLTFEDITEKANVKGNSDWSTGTTMVDINNDGLLDIYVCTVSELLDFKGHNELFINNGDGTFTEKAKEYGLDFKGYATQAYFFDYDKDGDLDVYIVNHAVHTSLSHGKASQRNKRVSLTGDVLMQNNHGKFEDVSEKANIFGGVNGYGLSASIADFNNDGWDDIYVCNDFHEDDYYYINQKDGTFSESLDQSFSTISRFSMGSDAADINGDDLQDIITLDMLPNEEKWLKETEGDDAMLNMQANLKNLGYKDQYSRNMLQINTPENYFYETALYNGVADSDWSWAPLFADYNNDGHQDLFISNGILRRPNGLDFKKYVSSTFKKYGQQKGLDWLYKSINEMPSGKVPNQIFEGNSNQFKEKTGSWIEKIPSLSNGSLYVDLDLDGDLDLVTNNVNEFASIFENTTNSKKNYATIQLNYQEKNKEAIGAKVFLYANDTKQSKQIIKSRGFLSSTEAKAHFGLDTISKIDSIVVVWPNLTHQKTENLQVNQLLKVDYNSDLAILKTEKTEKAAAIFSEEKLISFKHEEDTYNDFFNERLIPYKISTLGPAFAFADVDKNGFDDIFIGGASGQSAALFLNDGKSFKKSTQNQFEKDAKFEDNDAVFFDADNDGDLDLYVASGVNERRNKNFEIDRLYINQNGKFVKNDKRMMVNPLNTSTVIAYDYNNDGDDDLFIGNLSNPDSFGATVNSAILTNNQGDFNVALKFLFNGRVTDAVWSDVNNDNQKDLLIASEWDSPKVYINKNGNLTLQEMPKNLNGLWQSIATYDVDLDGDQDIVLGNWGENNRFSKYIENPIYLYHGDFDKNGKKESIIAYKIGENYYPLQTKDELSSQMNFISKKFLNHADFALQSIESIFGKDVLKDAKKSSIDILSSGYLENENGNFKKFIPFNAKLQVAPITSFSEIEIKKQKQLLISGNSLKVNTYHGGYKSLKGFLMTSKDDVKPVSELGLKPFNNQIKETAVLKMKDKNVLLIIANNDSLKTYTYKN, translated from the coding sequence ATGTCGAAAAAAACACCTTTTTTGTTTTTATTCTCATTGATACTAATCAGTTTTAGTTGTAAAAACGAAGATGAAAATATACATCAAGATTATCTTTTAAATAAAATTTCTAGTTCTAAAACCAACATCCACTTTAAAAATTCTTTATTAGAAGATGCCCAACATAGCATTATCAATTACATCTATTTTTATAATGGTGGTGGTGTTTCTACAGGCGATATAAATAATGATGGCTTACCAGATTTATATTTTGTTTCTAATCAAAATGAAAACAAATTGTACCTTAATAAAGGAAACTTAACCTTTGAAGATATTACTGAAAAAGCAAATGTAAAAGGAAATTCTGATTGGAGTACAGGAACAACAATGGTAGATATTAATAACGATGGGTTGTTAGATATTTATGTTTGTACAGTTTCAGAATTGTTAGATTTTAAAGGTCATAATGAGTTATTTATCAATAATGGTGATGGTACTTTTACTGAAAAAGCCAAAGAATATGGTTTAGATTTTAAAGGGTATGCTACACAGGCTTACTTTTTTGATTATGATAAAGATGGCGACTTAGACGTATATATTGTAAACCACGCGGTTCACACCAGTTTGTCTCATGGTAAAGCATCTCAAAGAAATAAAAGAGTTTCTTTAACTGGCGATGTTTTAATGCAAAACAACCATGGAAAGTTTGAAGACGTAAGCGAAAAAGCCAATATTTTTGGTGGCGTAAATGGCTATGGTTTAAGCGCTTCTATTGCAGATTTTAATAATGATGGTTGGGATGATATTTATGTTTGTAACGATTTTCATGAAGATGATTATTATTACATCAACCAAAAAGATGGAACGTTTTCTGAAAGTTTAGACCAATCTTTTTCTACCATTAGCCGTTTTTCAATGGGTAGTGATGCTGCTGATATTAATGGTGATGATTTGCAAGACATTATTACATTAGACATGTTGCCAAATGAAGAAAAATGGTTGAAAGAAACGGAAGGCGATGATGCTATGTTAAATATGCAAGCTAACCTTAAAAATTTAGGGTATAAAGATCAATATTCTAGAAACATGCTTCAGATCAACACACCTGAAAATTATTTTTACGAAACAGCGCTTTACAATGGAGTTGCAGATTCAGATTGGAGTTGGGCTCCTCTTTTTGCAGACTATAATAATGATGGGCATCAAGATTTATTTATTTCTAATGGTATTTTAAGAAGGCCAAATGGGTTAGATTTTAAAAAATACGTATCTAGTACATTCAAAAAATATGGACAACAAAAAGGGCTAGATTGGTTATATAAATCAATTAATGAAATGCCAAGTGGTAAAGTTCCAAATCAAATATTTGAGGGTAACTCGAATCAATTTAAAGAAAAAACTGGAAGTTGGATTGAGAAAATACCATCACTTTCTAACGGTTCTTTATACGTAGATTTAGATTTGGATGGCGATTTAGATCTTGTTACCAATAATGTAAATGAATTCGCTAGCATATTTGAAAACACAACAAATAGTAAAAAGAATTACGCAACAATTCAATTAAATTATCAAGAAAAAAATAAGGAGGCTATTGGTGCCAAAGTGTTTTTATATGCCAATGATACAAAACAATCTAAACAAATTATTAAGTCTAGAGGATTTTTGTCATCCACGGAAGCAAAAGCACATTTTGGATTAGATACGATTTCTAAAATTGACTCTATTGTTGTTGTTTGGCCAAACTTAACGCATCAAAAAACTGAAAATTTACAAGTAAATCAGCTTTTAAAAGTTGATTATAATAGTGATCTAGCTATTCTAAAAACTGAAAAAACTGAGAAAGCAGCTGCTATTTTTAGTGAAGAAAAATTAATTTCTTTCAAACACGAAGAAGATACCTATAACGACTTTTTTAATGAACGTTTAATTCCTTATAAAATATCAACTTTAGGTCCGGCTTTTGCTTTTGCCGATGTTGATAAAAATGGTTTTGATGATATTTTTATTGGCGGAGCTTCTGGCCAAAGTGCTGCTTTATTTCTAAACGATGGAAAATCATTTAAAAAATCAACACAAAATCAATTTGAAAAAGATGCAAAATTCGAAGATAATGACGCTGTTTTTTTTGATGCTGATAATGATGGTGATTTAGATTTGTATGTGGCAAGTGGTGTAAACGAACGCAGAAATAAAAACTTTGAGATTGACAGATTGTACATCAATCAAAATGGCAAATTTGTTAAGAACGATAAAAGAATGATGGTAAATCCTCTTAACACGTCTACAGTTATTGCTTATGATTATAACAATGATGGAGATGATGATTTGTTTATTGGTAATTTATCGAATCCTGATAGTTTTGGAGCTACCGTAAATTCGGCAATTTTAACCAATAATCAAGGTGATTTTAACGTTGCTTTAAAATTTCTTTTTAATGGTAGAGTTACAGATGCTGTTTGGAGCGACGTAAATAACGACAATCAAAAAGATTTGCTAATTGCGTCAGAATGGGATTCTCCTAAAGTTTATATCAACAAAAATGGCAATTTAACCTTACAAGAAATGCCAAAAAACTTAAACGGTTTGTGGCAAAGCATTGCTACTTATGATGTTGATTTAGATGGCGACCAAGATATTGTTTTAGGAAATTGGGGAGAGAACAATCGTTTCTCAAAATACATTGAAAATCCTATTTATTTATATCATGGAGATTTTGATAAAAACGGAAAAAAAGAAAGTATCATTGCTTATAAAATTGGCGAAAACTATTATCCATTACAAACCAAGGATGAATTGTCTTCTCAAATGAATTTTATCAGTAAGAAATTTTTAAATCATGCAGATTTTGCACTACAATCTATAGAAAGTATTTTTGGAAAAGACGTTTTAAAAGACGCTAAAAAAAGTAGTATTGATATCCTTTCATCTGGATATTTAGAAAACGAAAATGGGAATTTTAAAAAGTTTATTCCTTTTAATGCAAAGTTACAAGTGGCACCAATTACATCATTTTCTGAAATTGAAATAAAAAAACAAAAACAACTTCTCATTAGCGGAAATTCTTTAAAAGTAAATACCTATCATGGAGGTTACAAATCTTTAAAAGGCTTTTTAATGACTTCTAAAGATGATGTGAAACCAGTTTCTGAATTGGGCTTAAAGCCTTTTAATAATCAAATAAAAGAAACCGCTGTTCTTAAAATGAAAGATAAAAATGTTTTACTGATTATTGCCAATAACGATAGTTTAAAAACGTACACTTATAAAAATTAA
- a CDS encoding acyl carrier protein: MSDIASRVKAIIVDKLGVDDNEVTTEASFTNDLGADSLDTVELIMEFEKEFDIQIPDDQAENIGTVGQAVSYIEEAKK, translated from the coding sequence ATGTCAGACATTGCATCAAGAGTAAAAGCTATTATCGTAGACAAATTAGGAGTAGACGATAATGAAGTAACAACAGAAGCTAGCTTCACAAACGATTTAGGAGCAGATTCTTTAGATACTGTTGAGTTAATTATGGAGTTCGAAAAAGAATTCGATATTCAAATTCCAGATGATCAAGCCGAAAACATCGGAACAGTTGGTCAAGCAGTTAGCTACATAGAAGAAGCAAAAAAGTAA
- a CDS encoding IPExxxVDY family protein has product MTIHSLVLDGLCEEEYALIGIHTTLEDYKLAYLLNKNLRTRFYKAKEDITFEELNKRSSFSLYNCANNKYDFEWFLLANSSKIENQTASSSLLISSETKTYLIPEKKKVDFFIKISGSVQYNFIADTIHKIKTIDQVITSYAIDKDTLKSKDFLIF; this is encoded by the coding sequence ATGACAATTCATTCCTTAGTTTTAGATGGTTTATGTGAAGAAGAATATGCCTTAATTGGTATTCATACTACATTAGAAGATTATAAATTAGCGTATTTGTTGAATAAAAATTTAAGAACTCGTTTTTATAAAGCAAAAGAAGATATAACTTTTGAGGAACTGAATAAGAGATCATCTTTCTCATTATATAATTGTGCAAATAATAAATATGATTTTGAATGGTTTTTATTAGCAAATAGTTCGAAAATAGAAAATCAAACAGCATCAAGTTCACTACTGATATCATCAGAAACAAAAACATATTTAATTCCAGAAAAGAAAAAAGTTGATTTTTTTATTAAAATTTCTGGAAGTGTGCAATATAATTTTATTGCAGACACGATACATAAAATTAAAACAATAGATCAAGTAATTACTTCTTATGCAATTGATAAGGATACATTAAAGTCGAAAGACTTTCTAATATTTTAA
- the rnc gene encoding ribonuclease III — protein sequence MNFIRKIVNSKSVEDNELYYELKKLLNFSPRSLNKYKKAFTHRSMQMLDERGNPINYERLEFLGDSILGAVIAAYLYKKVPSGSEGYLTQMRSKIVSREHLNELGKDLNLIRFVNSNVDQANVGDNIHGNIFEALVGAIYLDKGFNFSQKFIFENVIIPYVDIEKLEGKITSYKGVIIEWCQKQKKKYKFDTYEDSGNEAIKHFSVKISIDGAQVGKGRATSKKKAEEQASKRVYYAFQNQISVG from the coding sequence ATGAATTTCATTCGTAAAATTGTTAATTCCAAGTCGGTAGAAGACAACGAGTTATATTACGAACTAAAAAAACTACTTAATTTTTCTCCAAGAAGCCTTAATAAGTATAAAAAAGCATTTACGCACAGATCCATGCAAATGCTAGACGAGAGAGGAAACCCTATTAATTACGAGCGTTTAGAGTTTTTAGGAGATTCTATATTAGGAGCTGTAATTGCTGCTTATTTGTATAAAAAAGTACCATCTGGTTCAGAAGGATATCTTACGCAGATGCGTTCTAAAATTGTGAGCAGAGAACATTTAAATGAACTCGGTAAGGATTTAAATTTAATACGCTTTGTAAATAGTAATGTAGATCAGGCAAACGTGGGTGATAATATTCATGGTAATATTTTTGAAGCGCTAGTGGGCGCTATTTATTTGGATAAAGGATTTAATTTTTCACAAAAATTTATTTTTGAAAATGTAATTATTCCTTATGTTGATATTGAAAAGCTAGAAGGAAAAATAACCAGTTATAAAGGAGTTATTATAGAATGGTGTCAAAAACAAAAGAAAAAATACAAGTTTGATACCTATGAGGATTCTGGTAATGAGGCAATAAAACATTTTAGTGTAAAAATTAGTATTGATGGCGCGCAGGTTGGCAAAGGAAGAGCAACCTCTAAAAAAAAGGCAGAAGAACAAGCCTCAAAAAGAGTTTATTACGCTTTCCAGAATCAAATTTCTGTTGGTTAG
- a CDS encoding ribonuclease H1 domain-containing protein has product MPNKKFYVVWNGRKTGVFTSWKVCKAQIDGYEGAQYKSFANLEEAEKASKGKYDDYKGKNTKKPTLTSSEKEKYGKPILESIAVDAACAGNPGRMEYRGVLTHNKQQIFIKGPFKKGTNNIGEFLALVHGIALLKSKNQHTLPIYSDSKIAMSWIKQKKCKTNLHFDASNKDLLELIKRAENWLKNNSFKNPILKWETKAWGEIPADFGRK; this is encoded by the coding sequence ATGCCTAACAAAAAATTTTATGTTGTTTGGAACGGAAGAAAAACAGGCGTTTTTACTTCTTGGAAAGTTTGTAAAGCACAAATTGATGGTTATGAAGGTGCGCAATACAAATCTTTTGCTAATTTAGAGGAAGCCGAAAAAGCATCCAAAGGAAAATATGATGATTATAAAGGAAAAAACACTAAAAAACCTACGTTAACATCTTCAGAAAAAGAAAAATATGGCAAACCAATTTTAGAAAGTATTGCTGTAGATGCGGCTTGTGCTGGCAATCCTGGGAGAATGGAATATAGAGGTGTTTTAACCCATAACAAACAGCAAATTTTTATAAAAGGACCTTTTAAAAAAGGTACCAATAATATTGGTGAATTTTTGGCTTTGGTGCATGGCATTGCGCTCTTAAAAAGCAAAAATCAACATACTCTTCCTATTTATTCAGATTCTAAAATTGCCATGAGTTGGATAAAACAAAAAAAATGCAAAACCAACCTTCATTTTGACGCTTCTAATAAAGATTTGCTAGAGCTTATTAAAAGAGCTGAAAATTGGCTTAAAAATAATTCTTTTAAAAACCCAATCTTAAAATGGGAAACCAAAGCTTGGGGAGAAATACCTGCAGATTTTGGAAGGAAATAA
- a CDS encoding vanadium-dependent haloperoxidase, translating into MQQFLSRFIVFVFISSLFSCTKEPIKITPNEYHLLVDKLTEVMIHDIFSPPVASRIYAYPNIAAYQVLNTENGAYHSLENQLNGLKKIPSISLDKNTNKQLAALIAYLDVAKEVVFSKEKIIVFRDSLYKDWAYKNNTEFTASKKYALVVSKPILDWMHKDMYKETRTMPAFNVYSNDASRWQPTPPAYMQGIEPNWSKIRTFVLDSAAQFKPIPPPKFSMEKGTAFHTELMDLYNLTNEIIKKGNDSEELAIAQFWDCNPFVVVNKGHFMFASKKITPGAHWIGICKIAAKKTNSNFEKTVFAYTKTSIAIADGFISCWDEKYRSNLIRPETLINKYMDEDWYPLLQTPPFPEYTSGHSVVSGAAAEVLTDIFGDNFAFDDTTEIPYGLPTRSFTSFRNAAKEAAISRIYGGIHYNAAVENGLTQGINIGNFVIEKLDF; encoded by the coding sequence ATGCAACAATTTCTTTCACGTTTTATAGTCTTCGTATTCATAAGCTCTTTGTTCTCTTGTACCAAAGAGCCTATTAAAATAACGCCCAATGAGTATCATTTACTTGTAGATAAATTAACGGAGGTCATGATTCATGACATTTTTTCTCCACCAGTTGCTAGTCGGATTTACGCGTATCCAAACATTGCGGCTTACCAAGTTTTAAATACAGAAAATGGTGCTTATCATTCTTTAGAAAATCAACTAAATGGATTAAAAAAGATTCCTAGTATTTCTTTGGATAAAAATACAAACAAACAATTAGCCGCTTTAATTGCTTATTTAGATGTTGCCAAAGAAGTTGTTTTTTCCAAAGAAAAAATAATTGTTTTTAGAGATAGCTTGTACAAGGATTGGGCGTATAAAAATAACACAGAATTTACAGCTTCTAAAAAGTATGCATTGGTGGTTTCTAAACCTATTTTAGACTGGATGCATAAAGATATGTATAAAGAAACCAGAACAATGCCTGCTTTTAATGTGTATTCTAATGATGCTTCTAGATGGCAACCAACACCGCCTGCGTACATGCAAGGTATTGAACCTAATTGGAGCAAAATACGAACCTTTGTTTTAGATTCTGCTGCTCAATTTAAACCAATTCCACCTCCAAAATTTTCTATGGAAAAGGGAACTGCGTTTCATACAGAATTAATGGATTTATACAATTTAACCAACGAAATTATAAAAAAAGGAAATGATTCTGAAGAATTAGCGATTGCTCAATTTTGGGATTGTAACCCTTTTGTAGTTGTTAATAAAGGCCATTTTATGTTTGCCTCTAAAAAGATAACTCCGGGTGCTCATTGGATTGGTATTTGCAAAATAGCCGCAAAAAAAACGAACTCTAATTTTGAAAAAACCGTTTTTGCATACACCAAAACCTCCATTGCAATTGCAGATGGTTTTATAAGTTGTTGGGATGAAAAATATAGAAGTAACCTTATTAGACCAGAAACCTTAATTAATAAATATATGGATGAAGATTGGTATCCATTATTACAAACGCCTCCTTTTCCTGAATATACTAGTGGACATTCTGTGGTTTCTGGAGCTGCTGCAGAAGTATTAACGGATATTTTTGGTGATAATTTTGCTTTTGATGATACTACAGAAATTCCTTACGGTTTGCCTACAAGAAGTTTTACTTCGTTTAGAAATGCTGCAAAAGAAGCTGCAATTAGCAGAATTTATGGTGGAATTCATTACAATGCAGCAGTTGAAAATGGTTTAACGCAAGGCATCAATATTGGTAATTTTGTAATTGAAAAATTAGATTTTTAG
- a CDS encoding phosphoribosylglycinamide formyltransferase, translating into MKRIVIFASGSGTNAENIIKFFNQTKTAKVTQVLCNNEHAKVFDRCKKLKTNCLYFKKSDLLQENTILNLLKDKADYIILAGFLWKIPQNIIDAFPHKIINIHPALLPKYGGKGMYGMHVHKAVKENKETETGITIHYVNANYDEGDIIFQVKTSLVDTDTPEIIAQKIHILEQNHFPQVIENVISAKNA; encoded by the coding sequence ATGAAGCGTATTGTTATTTTTGCTTCTGGTTCCGGAACGAACGCAGAAAACATTATTAAATTTTTTAATCAAACTAAAACTGCTAAAGTTACACAAGTACTTTGCAACAATGAACATGCCAAGGTTTTTGATAGATGTAAAAAACTAAAAACCAATTGTTTATATTTTAAAAAAAGTGATTTACTACAAGAAAACACCATCTTAAATCTACTAAAAGACAAGGCAGATTATATTATTTTAGCAGGGTTTTTATGGAAAATTCCACAGAACATTATTGATGCTTTTCCTCATAAAATTATCAATATACATCCGGCATTATTACCAAAATATGGCGGAAAAGGGATGTACGGAATGCATGTACACAAGGCTGTAAAAGAAAATAAAGAAACCGAAACTGGCATCACAATTCATTATGTAAACGCTAATTATGATGAAGGTGACATCATTTTTCAAGTAAAAACTTCTTTAGTTGACACCGATACACCGGAAATTATCGCCCAAAAAATTCATATTTTAGAACAAAATCATTTTCCGCAGGTTATTGAAAACGTAATTTCAGCAAAGAATGCCTAA
- the fabF gene encoding beta-ketoacyl-ACP synthase II has protein sequence MQLKRVVVTGLGALTPIGNNIEEYWNALVNGVSGAAPITYFDAAKFKTRFACELKGFTATDFIDRKEARKMDRFTQYAMVASDEAILDAGLDLDKINKFRVGVIWGAGIGGLETFQNEAMNFQAGDGTPRFNPFFIPKMIADIAPGNISIKNGFMGPNYTTVSACASSANAMIDALNYIRLGYCDVIVTGGSEAAIACAGVGGFNAMHALSTRNESPETASRPFDAERDGFVLGEGAGAIILEDYEHAKARGARIYAEVIGGGMSSDAYHMTAPHPEGLGVIAVMKNCLENSGIKPEDVDHINTHGTSTPLGDVAELKAISEVFGTHAKSININSTKSMTGHLLGAAGAIESIASILAMKYGVVPPTINHTVIDEKINPDLNLTLNKAQKRDIKIAISNTFGFGGHNACVAFKKWED, from the coding sequence ATGCAGTTAAAACGAGTTGTAGTCACTGGACTTGGCGCATTAACGCCAATTGGTAATAATATTGAGGAATATTGGAACGCTTTAGTTAACGGAGTTAGCGGAGCAGCACCTATCACTTACTTTGATGCTGCCAAGTTCAAAACTCGTTTTGCATGTGAATTAAAAGGTTTTACAGCAACTGACTTTATAGACAGGAAAGAAGCGCGTAAAATGGACAGGTTTACACAGTATGCTATGGTGGCTTCCGATGAAGCAATTTTAGATGCTGGGTTAGATTTAGACAAAATTAACAAATTTCGCGTTGGCGTAATTTGGGGAGCAGGAATTGGTGGTTTAGAAACTTTTCAGAACGAAGCAATGAATTTTCAGGCTGGAGATGGTACCCCTAGATTTAATCCTTTCTTTATTCCAAAAATGATTGCAGATATTGCTCCAGGTAATATATCCATTAAAAATGGATTTATGGGCCCAAATTATACCACAGTTTCTGCATGCGCATCTTCTGCAAATGCAATGATAGATGCATTAAATTACATAAGACTTGGCTATTGCGATGTTATTGTAACAGGTGGTTCAGAAGCTGCTATTGCTTGCGCAGGTGTAGGTGGTTTTAACGCAATGCATGCACTATCTACAAGAAATGAATCGCCAGAAACGGCTTCAAGACCTTTTGATGCAGAACGTGACGGTTTTGTTTTAGGGGAAGGTGCAGGTGCAATTATCTTAGAAGATTATGAACATGCCAAAGCAAGAGGTGCTAGAATATATGCAGAAGTTATTGGAGGCGGAATGTCTTCTGATGCTTACCACATGACAGCGCCACATCCGGAAGGTTTGGGAGTCATCGCTGTGATGAAAAACTGTTTAGAAAATTCGGGAATTAAACCAGAAGATGTAGATCATATCAATACGCATGGTACTTCTACACCTTTAGGAGATGTAGCAGAATTAAAAGCTATTTCTGAAGTTTTTGGTACGCATGCTAAGAGCATCAATATTAATTCAACAAAATCTATGACAGGGCATTTATTAGGTGCAGCGGGCGCTATAGAATCTATTGCTTCTATTCTAGCCATGAAATATGGTGTTGTTCCGCCAACCATAAATCATACGGTAATCGATGAGAAAATCAATCCAGACTTAAATCTTACACTTAACAAGGCTCAAAAAAGAGACATTAAAATTGCGATTAGTAATACATTTGGTTTTGGTGGCCACAACGCATGTGTTGCCTTTAAAAAATGGGAAGACTAA